The proteins below are encoded in one region of Helianthus annuus cultivar XRQ/B chromosome 2, HanXRQr2.0-SUNRISE, whole genome shotgun sequence:
- the LOC110896161 gene encoding uncharacterized protein LOC110896161 yields MIESERLNYIRRQQKNLRCESFENLKKHKEGGSDSLSQTGKRVLLPSSFTGGSRFMQQNYLDAMALCKWYGYPDFFITITCNPKWPQVKRFLKDSTIKAEDRPDILCRLFKMKLDSLTKDLKDSKFLGDINAVVYTVEFQKRGLPHAHICLFMKANHKLPTVDQIDPFISAEIPDKDKDEDPELYSLVTDYMIHGPRRDTGHTVVKSGVKLDNRSVVPYNKILLKRYQAHINVEWCNQAGSVKYLFKYINKGPDRATAVVYSDGDQGQQEKPRDEIKEYYDCRYISACEATWRIFSNEVHYRYPVVMRLPFHLPGQQNVVYGADDDIDNVLSKPSVASSMFMQWMKLNEKDPAARKLTYVELPTKYVWKLEKRCWQVRIKYQTVGRIHSVSPALGEPCFLRILLNKVKGPRSFEEIRTVNGKVFPTFREACYALGLLDDDNEYIEAIKEASFEGHGRYLRALFATMLVSNTLSRPEVVWEKTWNYLSDDILYKRQKETNISGLVLPEHQLKNLTLLEVEKYLISNGSTLRRFSTMPYPDDDSLRNATNRLINEELSHDVTEAQNEFNRLHESLTDEQRCVFNQIMLAVDSGNGGIFFVYGYGGTGKTFLWKTLASAVRSKGEIVINVASSGIASLLLSRGRTAHSRFHIPINLTEDSMCHIKPKSDIANLIKEAKLIIWDEAPMVHKHAFVALDRSMTDVFSGGTSIRSEVPFGGKVIVFGGDFRQILPVIPNGSRQEIVNASLSSSYIWSKCKLLKLTKNMRLTVGAQNSNMESIKKFAKWLLDIGEGKVGGDNDGDALIEIPEDLLINDVSDPIQSLIDFVYPSLMEQFKNPGFFSERAILAPKNEVVHDINDRLLALFPGEEKEYLSSDSICQTEQMLDPFQESLYSTENLNALKISGLPNHRLVLKVGVPVMLLRNIDQQNGLCNGTRLQITFLGKRVIEAEVISGGNIGSRVFIPRINMIPSDKKIPIQFQRRQFPLSVCFAMTINKSQGQSLSRVGLYLKDPVFTHGQLYVALSRVKTRDGVKILIFDDERKPTNQTANVVYKEIFGNL; encoded by the exons ATGATTGAAAGTGAAAGACTAAACTACATACGCAGGCAACAAAAGAATCTTCGTTGTGAATCATTTGAAAATCTCAAGAAGCATAAAGAGGGTGGTTCAGATTCATTATCGCAGACCGGGAAGCGCGTTCTTTTACCTTCTTCGTTTACAGGAGGTTCTCGGTTCATGCAGCAAAATTACCTTGATGCAATGGCTTTATGTAAGTGGTATGGCTACCCGGATTTTTTCATAACTATAACCTGTAATCCAAAGTGGCCTCAAGTAAAAAGATTTCTTAAGGATTCAACCATTAAAGCTGAAGATAGGCCTGATATATTATGCCGATTGTTTAAGATGAAGCTCGATTCTTTAACAAAAGATCTAAAGGATTCTAAATTTTTAGGTGATATTAATGCTG TTGTTTATACAGTTGAATTTCAAAAACGTGGTCTGCCCCATGCtcacatttgtttattcatgaaGGCCAATCACAAACTTCCTACCGTAGATCAGATAGACCCCTTTATTTCTGCTGAGATTCCAGATAAGGATAAGGATGAAGATCCTGAACTTTATTCTCTTGTGACTGATTATATGATTCATGGTCC AAGAAGAGATACCGGACATACTGTTGTAAAATCCGGGGTCAAATTAGACAACAGAAGTGTTGTTCCATATAACAAAATCCTTTTGAAAAGATATCAAGCACACATCAATGTTGAGTGGTGCAACCAAGCTGGTTCAGTCAAGTATTTGTTCAAGTATATTAATAAAGGCCCTGATAGGGCTACTGCTGTTGTTTATAGTGATGGTGATCAAGGCCAACAAGAGAAACCGAGAGATGAGATCAAGGAATATTATGATTGTAGGTACATATCAGCTTGTGAGGCAACTTGGAGAATATTTTCAAACGAGGTTCATTATAGGTATCCAGTTGTTATGAGGCTGCCATTTCATTTACCTGGTCAACAGAATGTTGTTTATGGTGCAGATGATGACATTGATAATGTTCTAAGTAAGCCTTCTGTTGCTTCTTCAATGTTTATGCAATGGATGAAGTTGAATGAAAAAGATCCGGCTGCTCGAAAGCTGACATATGTTGAGTTACCTACTAAGTATGTTTGGAAACTTGAGAAAAGATGTTGGCAAGTTCGTATAAAATACCAAACTGTTGGAAGGATTCATTCCGTTTCTCCTGCGTTGGGCGAGCCGTGTTTTTTAAGAATTTTACTCAACAAAGTTAAAGGCCCACGATCGTTCGAGGAGATACGAACTGTTAACGGGAAAGTGTTCCCGACTTTTAGAGAAGCATGCTATGCTTTGGGACTATTAGACGATGATAATGAGTACATTGAAGCCATTAAAGAAGCAAGTTTCGAAGGGCATGGTCGATATCTACGTGCTTTATTTGCTACAATGCTTGTGTCAAACACCCTTTCAAGACCAGAAGTCGTATGGGAGAAGACATGGAACTACTTATCTGATGATATTCTATACAAACGACAGAAAGAAACTAATATTTCAG gTTTAGTGCTTCCTGAACATCAATTAAAGAACCTTACATTGTTGGAAGTAGAAAAGTATTTAATTTCAAATGGTTCCACATTACGTAGATTTTCCACTATGCCTTATCCGGATGATGATTCGTTACGTAATGCTACAAATCGGCTAATTAACGAAGAGCTTTCTCATGACGTGACTGAGGCACAAAATGAATTTAATAGACTGCATGAATCTCTTACTGATGAACAACGATGTGTCTTTAACCAAATAATGCTTGCAGTTGATAGCGGAAACGGGGGTATCTTTTTTGTATATGGGTATGGTGGAACTGGGAAAACATTCTTATGGAAGACCTTAGCTTCAGCCGTTCGTTCTAAAGGTGAAATTGTAATAAACGTCGCTTCAAGTGGTATTGCATCCTTACTTCTTTCTCGCGGTAGGACCGCACACTCAAGGTTTCATATACCCATTAATCTAACAGAGGATTCAATGTGTCATATTAAGCCAAAAAGTGATATTGCGAACTTAATTAAGGAGGCAAAGTTGATTATATGGGACGAGGCACCAATGGTCCACAAACATGCCTTTGTGGCTTTAGATAGGTCAATGACAGATGTTTTTTCAGGTGGTACAAGTATACGTTCGGAAGTTCCATTCGGAGGTAAAGTTATCGTTTTTGGTGGTGACTTTAGACAGATTCTTCCAGTTATTCCTAATGGAAGTAGACAGGAAATTGTGAATGCATCCTTGAGCTCATCATATATATGGTCAAAGTGCAAATTGTTAAAGTTGACTAAAAACATGCGACTGACTGTCGGAGCTCAAAATTCGAATATGGAATCAATTAAAAAATTCGCCAAATGGCTACTTGATATTGGTGAAGGAAAAGTTGGTGGTGATAATGATGGTGACGCCCTTATAGAGATACCTGAAGATTTGTTAATCAATGATGTATCTGATCCGATTCAAAGTTTAATTGACTTTGTATATCCTTCGCTAATGGAACAGTTTAAGAATCCCGGTTTTTTTTCAGAACGAGCAATCCTAGCACCTAAAAATGAAGTAGTTCACGACATTAACGACCGGTTGCTAGCGTTATTTCCCGGTGAAGAGAAGGAGTATTTGAGTTCTGACAGTATTTGCCAAACCGAGCAAATGCTTGATCCGTTTCAAGAAAGTTTATACTCTACGGAAAATCTCAATGCTCTTAAGATTTCAGGTTTACCTAATCACAGATTAGTACTAAAAGTTGGAGTTCCGGTAATGCTTCTCAGAAATATCGATCAACAAAACGGCTTATGCAATGGAACTAGACTTCAGATTACTTTTCTTGGTAAACGAGTAATCGAAGCTGAAGTAATATCCGGCGGAAATATTGGATCAAGGGTTTTTATTCCGAGGATTAACATGATACCTTCAGACAAAAAAATCCCTATTCAATTTCAACGCAGACAATTTCCGTTATCCGTATGCTTTGCCATGACCATTAACAAAAGTCAAGGACAGTCATTATCTAGAGTTGGTCTATATCTAAAAGATCCTGTTTTCACGCACGGTCAACTGTATGTTGCGCTATCAAGAGTTAAGACGAGAGATGGTGTGAAGATTTTAATATTCGACGATGAAAGAAAACCAACAAATCAAACTGCCAATGTCGTTTACAAAGAGATTTTTGGCAACTTatga